In Brienomyrus brachyistius isolate T26 chromosome 19, BBRACH_0.4, whole genome shotgun sequence, one DNA window encodes the following:
- the atp6v1d gene encoding V-type proton ATPase subunit D, whose product MSGKDRIDIFPSRMAQTIMKARLKGAQTGRNLLKKKADALAMRFRQILRKIIETKTLMGEVMREAAFSLAEAKFAAGDFSTTVIQNVNKAQVKVRAKKDNVAGVTLPVFEHYQEGGDSYELTGLARGGEQLAKLKRNYGKAVELLVELASLQTSFVTLDEAIKITNRRVNAIEHVIIPRIERTLSYIITELDEREREEFYRLKKIQEKKKQMKERTEREMAERLAKLGPVAEPSNMLTEEADEDLLFE is encoded by the exons ATGTCAGGAAAAGACAGGATCGACATATTTCCGTCTCGAAT GGCGCAGACCATCATGAAAGCACGACTGAAGGGCGCCCAGACGGGGAGGAATCTGCTCAAGAAGAAGGCAGATGCCCTGGCCATGCGCTTCCGGCAGATTCTCCGCAAGATCATAGAG ACCAAAACGCTGATGGGGGAGGTGATGAGGGAGGCAGCCTTCTCTCTAGCAGAAGCCAAGTTTGCTGCCGGGGACTTCAG TACCACTGTGATCCAGAACGTAAACAAAGCCCAGGTGAAGGTGCGTGCCAAGAAGGATAACGTAGCAG GTGTTACCCTCCCAGTATTTGAGCACTACCAGGAAGGAGGGGACA GCTACGAGCTGACTGGTTTGGCGAGGGGAGGGGAGCAGCTGGCCAAGCTGAAGAGGAATTACGGCAAGGCTGTGGAGCTGCTTGTTGAACTGGCCTCCTTACAG ACTTCATTCGTTACGCTGGATGAGGCCATCAAAATCACTAACCGTCGTGTGAATGCTATAGAGCACG TGATCATTCCGCGGATCGAGCGTACCCTGTCCTACATCATTACGGAGCTGGATGAGCGAGAGAGGGAGGAGTTTTACAG GCTGAAGAAGATCCAAGAGAAGAAGAAGCAGATGAAAGAGAGGACAGAGCGGGAGATGGCGGAGCGGCTGGCAAAACTGGGCCCCGTGGCAGAGCCCAGCAACATGCTGACAGAGGAGGCGGACGAGGACCTGCTCTTTGAGTGA